The nucleotide sequence TGGGGGTGTTAGCAACCTTGACAATATCAGCACCTGTGTCTACATCTTCCTCCACGTCTGTTGTCTTTAAAAACCATTCAAACCTTGACCCACATGGAATGATGTTCCAGGCATTAGAGTAAATTCCCATTCCGTATGAATATATAAGTAAGAACGGAACTCTCGTTTGTTGATTCATATCGAGATCATAACTAACATGTGAAAAATATCGATACTCTTTTATAGGTAAGAAGTCATCAATGGAACGTCCTTTTAAGATGCTTCTGGCTCGCATATTTGTTTGGACGAGTAGTCTACGCATCTGCCATGGAGTTGCAGGTTCACCCCTCTGCTTCAACTGTGCATATAAACGGTTCCAAAGGGTCCACAATGAGAAATTCACCTCATCTTTCGTCCCGGTCATAATTACTGCCGGGGGGTTACCACCTAGTATGGAAGAGAAGTTTTAACCATTGATATGCAGATTAGGGTAAGTTTTCTGATTGGTTGGGAAACGATCTGGTTCAAGTACACGATCTATCTTGGGATCGAAGGACTTCAGAGGCGGTGCTTCTTTGGCCAGGATCGAGCTGAGTCTCTCATAGCCACCATCTTTAATGATCATCTTGTCTATTATATCCTCCAATTCGGAGCTGTTTCGATTAGTGAAAGTGTACAGAAAGTTTTTGTTTCGAGCCCAGGGACCACGGATTATCAGGACCTCTGTTGTCTTGTACAGGGCACTAGTCCCATTTTCGTTTTCCTTTTCGTTCTTGTTCTCATCCTCACTTCCATGAACATTATgtatttcatcaaatattttgcaAAGCATAGAGTGCTTAGAGACAACGATGTTGTAGTAGTCGTTAAAATGCCATTCATCTTTGAATGACGCACATTCCTTGAGTTGCCTTCGTTTCTCACGCTCTGTACAGGTGCATTCGGGGGTACATCCTTCTCTAACAATAGTGACAGGCATGCTCTAAAGTATACCAGGTACCCTCTTGCCGAAGATCTCTGTATATGGTTTATTTCATAGAAACTGAAAATAGACAATGGTCAATAGAAAAATGGATGAGCACTATATAGCggaaaaaaaatgtcaGAAAATACGTTTAGGAATATTTGTCACTCAACAACATACTGAACACGAATAGAGAAGATTATTCTAAGCAGTTAATCGAGTCAGAGGCAGCTATATAAAAATTAGAGAAGTATTTCGTGGCTGCGGCTGTTAAACTACAGTAATGAAATCATGTCCACGATCTCTTTGCAAGAAGACGATTAGAGTGGCAGTGATAGGGCTAACTACGTAAATCTATATTTACCGCAGCaaaatatataaactaGATTTCTTTCCTGTGGTACTGGATGCTCCTTAAATCTGAACTGTCAGCGTACAATCT is from Naumovozyma castellii chromosome 6, complete genome and encodes:
- the NCAS0F01690 gene encoding uncharacterized protein, coding for MTGTKDEVNFSLWTLWNRLYAQLKQRGEPATPWQMRRLLVQTNMRARSILKGRSIDDFLPIKEYRYFSHVSYDLDMNQQTRVPFLLIYSYGMGIYSNAWNIIPCGSRFEWFLKTTDVEEDVDTGADIVKVANTPMDDEGITEILRPVTDEKLPIRHRFTSHEIKC
- the NCAS0F01700 gene encoding uncharacterized protein, giving the protein MPVTIVREGCTPECTCTEREKRRQLKECASFKDEWHFNDYYNIVVSKHSMLCKIFDEIHNVHGSEDENKNEKENENGTSALYKTTEVLIIRGPWARNKNFLYTFTNRNSSELEDIIDKMIIKDGGYERLSSILAKEAPPLKSFDPKIDRVLEPDRFPTNQKTYPNLHING